From Rana temporaria chromosome 5, aRanTem1.1, whole genome shotgun sequence:
aaaagaagcctgaCAGAGGTTGTAACCCATCACTTGAGTTTGGGCTGGAGCTCCACTGTAATAAGGTGGTGAATAGAAAAATATCCAGAACGAAAATATAGTACAGAATGAACTCAAGACAAAATGTCTGGATACACAAGTCAAAAggtaaaaaagatataaaaatcttATCTCCCACTCTCATAGCCAGGGAAGAGCTGGCTGAGAACGGCTTGCAGTGTCTTGTTGACACTCATGTTGTAGTTCTTGCCCAGGTCATACCTGCAAGCAGGGCAAGTATGCACAGAGGCTTTAAAGGAACGGTCAAGGCAGGTCTTGCAGATGTTGTGCAGGCACTCGGTGGTGACCGGCTCATACACAACTTCTTGGCAGCAGATGCACTGGAAAGACTCTTCCACTTTGTTAATGAATTTCGGTCCTTCCTTCAGGAAGCTCATGACTTCATTCCACAACTTGCCGTTGAGATCATCCTTCTGAATCAGAGATTTTTGCTCAGCGGTCAGTTTGTACAATTCTACTTTGCTTTTCTTTGGCTTGCCAGCAGATGGCGCCAGAGCTTTAGCATTCTCAGACTGCCTTTTCCTCTTGCCCTTGGGAGTTTCGAACTCGCTGGCTCCGGCGTCATTCTCCTTTTCCCTCTCTTTATTGGCGACAGATTCCAAGTAACCCGGGGGGAACTGCAGAGTAAGGCCGAGCTTTTTAATACGGTCTTTTCCCTCCTTGCTCCAGGGGGCGGGTTCCTCGTCGTCTCTCCTGAGCAGGTAACGCCACACGAGGAACCCAGACTTCCCCTTCTCAGGCCAGTACTTCaccactttgtaaatcccatcgtATCGGTTGCCGTCCTCGGGGGCGTATTTGCTGTGCTTCCTTCCTTTGGAGTTGCGCACAACGCGGACGGGCTTTCCGCGTCGCCAGTCCTTGGCCACGGACCCCTGCTTGTCATTAATGGGGGCGTTGCAGTTCAAAGCAAGAGCTCGGTTCATGTTTGTAAGCttctggtcacatgactgctcagCGGTGCGCTTGTTACCGGAGAGGTCGCGGCCTCCGCTGCCGGTGTAGGTGAACTCAGTCCCATTGTCAACATCATCCTCGTAACCTCCCGCCAACACCAGAGAAAAGGAGCCGTCGTTGCTGCGGCCGTGGATGCCGGCGACGTGTGGCCTGTGCACGCCGGCCTCGCTGACCTGAACTCTGAACTTCCACATGGTGCCAACAGGCACTCCCGGTATTGGGCCGTAATGATTGGACGGGACAATAGTGCATTCTTTAGAGCGCCCGACACACGCCATGCCCTTTCCCCAGTCTCTGTTGCAGGAACTAGAAGCAGACGCCATTTTAGACTTCTTTTTGCTCTCCTTGGGCTTTTCGCCAGCCAGCACCACCTCGCTGGTGTCGATCCGGCACTCGGGGCAGTACCAGTCCTCGTCGGGCAGGGCGGACAGCGGGGGATCGAGGCAGTACATGTGGAAGGCCATGTCGCATTCGTCACACAGCAGCTGCTTGCCCGGGTCTTGTTTGCCCCCGCAGATGTGGCAGGCGCACATGCGGCACTTGGACCTGGGGTTGTCCCGGCAGTGCTTGCACTCTGGCCCGTTCTGGCGCTTGGGGGGGCTCTCCGCCAGGTCCTCGCTGCCGGGCTCCTCGATTTTAAAGATCTCGTTGACGAAGCGGATGCGGCAGTCGTCCAGCGCGTCACCGAACGCCCCCAGCTGGACTTTGGCGTAGACCTCCTTGACGGTGCGGGTCTCCCGCTTCCTCTGGATCTCGGCGTCGTACCAGTAGCCCTTCTCTTTCGGCTCGTCCGGGTTGTAGTTGACCATGACCAACTGCCCCACCGCCAGGTCCTCCCAGGGGAGCTTGGTCCTGGCCCGGGGGCGCACATCCTTCTCCGCCATCTCCACCACCCCGTTCTCGGGGTAGTCCTCGTATCGGATGTGGTAGAGGAAGTCCTCGGAGTCGGGTTTGCGGGTCACTTTCACCACCACGGCCTCGAACCAGGCGCCCATACTCAGGTCCCGGGCGTCCACCAGCTGCTCCGCCTTGTACGGGGCCAACTCCAGGTCCAGGGAGGGCAGAGGGTCTTCCTCCGGGTCTATCTCTTTCAACTTCTCATcagccttcttctcctcctcctccttcacctCCTCATCAGCCTccttcacctcctcctcctctttaggGACACACACCGGGACCTGCCTCACCATCAGCTGCACGATGTCATTGAGGTTCACACTGTAATCGAAGAGTGTGTGGCCGTCCTCCATCTGCTTCCCTCGGTAGAAGAGCCGCTGCCGCTCCATCTCCACCCCGAACACCTCCTGGATCCGCAGCCGCAGCTCCTCCACCTTGGTCAACTTGGAGAGGTCGTCCAGCCGCTCGGTCTGCCGGCCGTCCATGGTGCGCACCTGGATCCACATGATGGCTGGATGCGATCGGTAACGGAAGTAGGTTTATGGCTTTCGGCGTGCCCCGGTGCAGCTCGGTTCCGGGAGCGGTAAACAGTCTCTCGGTCTAACTCTCTCACTTGAGGTGTGTGAGGAATCTCCCGCGCTGGGCTGAGCGCGCGGTTTATAGTTCGGCGGGAATTTACTCAGCGCGCCCCGGATTGGAGGAGGCTGAAgacagggagggaggagaggggcggGACGGGctcgccaggaggaggaggagggctgaAGCTACAGTAAAGGGGCGAGAAAGGGGGCGGAGCGGGCTCGTAAGGAGGCTAGGCGACAGAGCCTGGGGAAGGGGCGGAGTAAACCATTCAAGGGGGCGGGTAAGGCTCAGGCTTAGagccagggagggggaggaacagGCTTGTGAGGGGCGGAAAGGGTGAGGCTACAGAGTAAAGAGCGAAGAAGAGGGCGGAGTAGGCTCGTGAGGAGGTGGAGAAGGCTATGGCTAAAGAGCGAGTATAGGGGCGGAGTAGAGTATTGGGGGGAAAGGTTCGGGCTTTAGAAAGTTTAGAGCCAGGAAGGGGGCGTTGCAGGCTAAAGTTCAGGAGGCGAAGGGGGCGTAACAAGGCTGAGGGTtgggagagaaagaggaggagttgGAGCGGCTCTTCTCTCACATATCTGTCGCTATAGTTTCCTATAtagtaaatgtaaataaaaataaatatttcccgatatatatatataatacaactCCACCAATGGCCGACCGTGTATTCATCTCATCTTCTGAAGTCCCGTGCAGTCTCATACAGTAGCAAAACCACCATTGGACATTAGTTTCTGACTGGGTGACGTCACGTTATGCCGGAATCGGTTTCCCGCCATATGTTCCCTCACAGGATGAGGGGCCGGGGGTGGAATGTGAGGCTGGGCTGtagtaataaatgaataatataaaAGGAATTCATGAGGTACTAACACGGTATAAAGTATAAATACAAGTCTGTTCATGAACTACCAACAGCAAAAATAACGAGCAAAACCATGAATGTACaacacacacaaatataataCTGATATACCCAAAAAATAATGGCAGCACACCCCCAGCCTCTGCATACACCAAATTCAccactcttatgctgcgtacacgcaatcatttttcgtcatgaaaaaaacgacgttttcagcatctagaaaaaacattgtttttttccaacttcatcattaaaacgacgttgcccacacacgatcgtttttaaaaaatgctctagcaaagcgcggtgacgtacaacacgtacgacggcactgtaaaggggaagttccatgcggatgacgccacccttggggctgctttagctgattttgtgttagtaaaagacgattcgcgcttttctgtctgttacagcgtgatgaatgtgcttactccattacgaactgtagttttaccagaacgagcgctcccatctcataacttgcttctgagcatgtgcaggtttttaacgtcgttttagcccacacacgataattttttacaacccgaaaaacgacatcgtttaaaacgtcgttaaaaaatgcagcatgttcgaattttttttttttgtcgtttttcagaacccgaaaaattatgtgaagcccacacaccataattttaaatgacattttttaaaaacgtagtttttttaatgccgaaaaatgatcgtgtgtacgcggcgttagactcctttcacactggggccacgtAAGCGCTAAACCGCTGCTCATTTTAGCTGTTTAAGCagcgcttttcggccactagcagggcgcttttaaccccaaagaaggggtttcaAAGCGCCCCTGTTGCAGCGCTTTCCGAATCGTTTTTTAGGTGCTGCCCGTTCATTTCAATAGGCATGGCGCTTTGGGAGTGCAAAATACAGCAATCCCaagccgcctcaaagatgctgcttgcaggacttttcctaacgtcccaCAAGCGCAACTGCCCCAGTTTGAAAAGTCACTGAATgagaggcggttttcaggtgctttacaggctctaattctagcgctaaaatgcctgaaaaccgcctcagtgtgaaaggggtcttatggtctagatcagtggtctccaaactgtggctcaagggccagattcggccctttgcttgcttttatccagcccttggagcactattttCATCCACTGGTACCAATTGTGGGACATAATTcaccccattgacaccaatgaagaggcagaattcctcccagtggcaccaacaatggggcccaatgacaccaatgatgtagcgcaattcctcccaatgacaccaacaatggggcccaatgacagggcactattcctcccaatgacaccaacaatggggcccaatgatggagcataattcctcccaatgacaccaacaatggggcccattgacaccaatgatggggcactattcctcccaatgacaccaatgatggaacacaattcctcccaatgacaccaacaatagagcGCTATTCCTCTCAAtggcaccaaagatggggcattagtTATTGCCACCGACtttgggaccttttctactccaaatggccacagtccggcccccttatgtctgaaggacagtaaactggccctttgtatagaaagtttggagacccctgggggtctccaaactttctaaacaaagagccagtttactgtcatttatactgtggccattgggagtagaaaaggtccagaCAACAGCGGGAAAAATAaacgccccatctttggtgtcagaatgaggaattgtgccccattgtgtcattgggaggattcatgccctattattggtgtcattgggaggaattgttccaTATTAGCGGTGTCATTGGGTTCatatgttggtgtcattggaaggaattgtgccctattgttggtgtcattgggaggattcatgccctatcattgggccccatcattggtctaattgagaggaattgtgtcccattattgTTGTCATTGGGTCCAAATGTTGTTGTCAttaggtcattgggaggaattgggacctatcggtgtcattgggaggaattgtgccccctcaTAGGTGTTAGCAGAGGgggaaataatgccccattgttggtatcagtagggcCACATTCACATGGAGTGTTCTGCAATGTGCACTGTGTGAGGGCCACGTTTATCCACACGGTGGATGCACAGCTGTTCTTTACATCCCCATGCAGTCAGACCCATTCATGTGAATTTGGATGCAGCCAATGTTCCCAATGTGACATCTGTCTAGGTGTACGGTCCCGAATGCAGACATTGGAACACgcacctgcacagatgtcaaatTAGGAGCAGTGtctgtgcagccgctgcatcccaactgacatgaatgggacagcctgcatggaacacctgtgcctcACAGGGTGGGCAAACATGGCCCTTGCATGGGTCTACACCAGGggtgctctggaatggcgggtcggCAAGCCCAAATTGCGGGTTCCTAACCCACCATCCCCGAGCATCAGTGTGAAGAACAAaccccaggggtctccaaactttctaaacaaagggccagtttactgtccttcagacataaggggggccggactgtggccatttggagtagaaaaggtcccaaaGTCGGTGGCAATAactaatgccccatctttggtgccaTTGAGAGGAATAGCgctctattgttggtgtcattgggaggaattgtgttccatcattggtgtcattgggaggaatagtgccccatcattggtgtcaatgggccccattgttggtgtcattgggaggaattgtgttccatcattggtgtcattgggaggaatagtgccccatcattggtgttaatgggccctattgttggtgtcattgggaggaatagtgccccatcattggtgttaatgggccccattgtttgtgccattgggaggaatagtgccatatGGTTTCATACATACATAAATTATTTGTTGTGCCTATATCACGTGGGGTATCCTTGGGAAACTATTATATGTGAGGAATCTGGAACATTGCAGCAGGTTTATTATTGTTTTAGTTATATTATGATTTTATGATTCGGATTTCTACAAAATATATCTGTATttcaaatatctttttttttactccaggcccccccccccaaaaataaataaaaataaaatgtagaagtccccaaatactgtagctgcggacttttaatattagggcacttactgGTCCAGGCATCCAGCAGTGTCCTCACCTGAGCCCATTCTTCAGTCGGCTATCGGCTGCTGGCGCCCCCATCTTGACTCAGGGAAACCatcagtgaagccttgtggcttcactgccagtttcctactgtgcatgctcaaagcatgctgcactttgtgaatgggccgcagtcttctgggacctgtgaagtgtcccagaaggctgcaggggaaGGAGAGGGAGCGAACTGAGTCGAAATTGGGAGCAGGTACTTGTcaaaacccccacccccccaaaaggtgccaaataaggcagcagaggggggggggggagacagacaaGTGgatcttccccttttgggtggagctccgctttaaaaaccgATTTCTCTGGTATTTTTTCTTTAACCTTAAAAATATAGTggggaaggtgttctgtagtccacaaaAGTGAACTGCTTAGGGATGATAACTGATGGGCCTGACAAGGGCATCACAAGTAGAGAGCACAGCAAGTTAAGAGCATACTTTATTTTGAGCAAGATAAACGGTTATATTGTATCAACTTATTGTACGTTGCAAATAGGGAAGAAAAATGAAGAAAacttgaaaaataaatgtatttattctgtGTTATGAACATAACTCAAATAATTGTACATTACTTTTACAGAAAATTCCTAACATTGACGGTATTAGGCCAGCGTTACTTTCTTGCTACTTCTGGAGAGCTGTCCACCTGATTTCTTCGGATTCTGGAAGTTTTCATAgctgtacaaaaaataaataaaaaatatatgaatggtTAAGCTTCAAAAACTAGAGTTTAGAGTTGACTTCTGCAGTGGGGAGGAGATGGTTTTACCTTGCTGGCATTGTGGGCTATCAGCAGGCACCATCATTTTGCCCTGAATGGGCAGGTGGCAGTGTCTCTTTAAGGCCAACGTCATCCTAAAACTGAGCAGGTTGTGTTATCCCTCATTTTAATGACTCTTACCTCGTCAGCTGCATTTCAGTCTCCATTTAGTTCCTTCAAAAGGACATGCTTGAGGGCCACAAGGAGATTGCTGCTAAACTATAGTTACTTGCCTGGGTTCTTGGTAATGATCAAACACAGATTTTGCACTTTAGGGATATCGGAGTTAGCTGGTGAccctaaacatgttatacttacctccactgtgcagctcgttttgcacagagtggccctgaacggcgtcttctggggtcccacggcggctgtctcggctcctccccgtttCTGATAACCCtctctgggaagtgctctcccaagggggttaccttgcgggcagggccggattccagacaaggccaacaaggccaggcctcggggcggcactgcagctgaggagaggacactttcattcCCCCCCCTGTCATTTCacagatggtgagaggagagaaaacagagggaagaggaggtgagatggttttcaatgtaattttcggcagcagcacccccccccccccaatgatcaatgtcatttttggcagcaaccccccccccccccccccagttttcaatgtcattttcagcagcagcatcccccctgcttctcagtgtcctgccgaaaaagtcccccggcggataatgtcccccctgtactgcgcaggcgggggcggcattgaaggacccggccttggggtggcaaagggagtaaatccgggcctgcttgcgggcacactcccgagtcctgtattcggcgtccatagccaccgACTACAGGACATGGCCCCGCCCCACGGCCCTcgtgtcattggagttgattgacagcagcgccagtgatcgtaagatgttttttcaccttaatgcataggatgcattatggtgaa
This genomic window contains:
- the UHRF1 gene encoding E3 ubiquitin-protein ligase UHRF1, which codes for MWIQVRTMDGRQTERLDDLSKLTKVEELRLRIQEVFGVEMERQRLFYRGKQMEDGHTLFDYSVNLNDIVQLMVRQVPVCVPKEEEEVKEADEEVKEEEEKKADEKLKEIDPEEDPLPSLDLELAPYKAEQLVDARDLSMGAWFEAVVVKVTRKPDSEDFLYHIRYEDYPENGVVEMAEKDVRPRARTKLPWEDLAVGQLVMVNYNPDEPKEKGYWYDAEIQRKRETRTVKEVYAKVQLGAFGDALDDCRIRFVNEIFKIEEPGSEDLAESPPKRQNGPECKHCRDNPRSKCRMCACHICGGKQDPGKQLLCDECDMAFHMYCLDPPLSALPDEDWYCPECRIDTSEVVLAGEKPKESKKKSKMASASSSCNRDWGKGMACVGRSKECTIVPSNHYGPIPGVPVGTMWKFRVQVSEAGVHRPHVAGIHGRSNDGSFSLVLAGGYEDDVDNGTEFTYTGSGGRDLSGNKRTAEQSCDQKLTNMNRALALNCNAPINDKQGSVAKDWRRGKPVRVVRNSKGRKHSKYAPEDGNRYDGIYKVVKYWPEKGKSGFLVWRYLLRRDDEEPAPWSKEGKDRIKKLGLTLQFPPGYLESVANKEREKENDAGASEFETPKGKRKRQSENAKALAPSAGKPKKSKVELYKLTAEQKSLIQKDDLNGKLWNEVMSFLKEGPKFINKVEESFQCICCQEVVYEPVTTECLHNICKTCLDRSFKASVHTCPACRYDLGKNYNMSVNKTLQAVLSQLFPGYESGR